In one window of Planctomycetia bacterium DNA:
- a CDS encoding ParB N-terminal domain-containing protein, whose amino-acid sequence MQIEMRIIESIHPYENNPRYNDAGIDAVAQSLQEFGWRQPIVVDEAGVIVVGHTRYKAAQKLGMTEVPVHVASGLSPEQLKAYRIADNQTATFSSWDDDRLTTELMELQTQGYDLDLTGFSSDQLTDLLYAPTQGLTDADAIPDPPDAAITQPGDRICLGNHVLLCGDSASVADVDRLLAGTTIQLVNTDPPYNVKVEPRSNNAIAAGNSSFESPKKRSHHQSFDVARLGEKQATHKKLRAKDRPLANDFVSDQEFDGLLEAWFGQIARVLEPGRSFYIWGGYANLGNYPLPLKRHGLYFSQAIVWDKQHPVLTRKDMMGAFELAFYGWKEGKAHQFFGPNNATDLWAIKKVNPQSMVHLTEKPVELAARAIEYSSKPGEHVLDLFGGSGSTLIAAEQTGRKAYLMELDPLYCDVIVQRWEQFTGKKAQRSAI is encoded by the coding sequence ATGCAGATCGAAATGCGAATCATTGAATCCATCCACCCCTACGAAAACAATCCACGCTACAACGATGCAGGTATTGATGCTGTCGCCCAGTCACTGCAAGAATTCGGCTGGCGACAACCAATCGTGGTCGATGAGGCCGGTGTCATCGTAGTGGGTCATACCCGATACAAGGCAGCGCAAAAGCTCGGCATGACTGAGGTGCCGGTTCATGTGGCCAGTGGATTGTCACCCGAACAGCTCAAGGCCTATCGGATTGCTGATAACCAGACTGCCACTTTCAGCAGTTGGGATGATGACAGACTCACCACTGAACTCATGGAGTTACAGACGCAGGGCTACGACCTCGACCTGACAGGTTTCTCCAGCGATCAACTTACTGACCTTCTCTATGCACCCACGCAAGGACTGACCGATGCAGATGCTATTCCCGATCCCCCCGATGCCGCCATCACCCAACCTGGAGACCGTATATGCCTGGGTAACCACGTGCTGCTGTGTGGTGATTCGGCATCCGTGGCTGATGTGGATCGTCTGCTTGCTGGCACTACGATCCAACTGGTAAATACCGACCCGCCGTACAACGTGAAAGTGGAACCACGGAGTAATAACGCCATTGCAGCAGGCAATTCATCGTTTGAATCACCGAAGAAACGCTCTCACCACCAATCGTTTGATGTGGCCCGGCTGGGAGAAAAGCAGGCCACCCATAAGAAACTCCGCGCCAAGGACAGGCCGCTGGCCAACGACTTTGTCTCGGATCAGGAGTTCGATGGCCTGTTGGAGGCATGGTTTGGCCAGATCGCCCGAGTGCTTGAACCAGGCAGAAGCTTCTATATTTGGGGCGGCTATGCCAACCTGGGTAACTACCCGCTACCACTCAAGCGGCATGGATTGTATTTCAGCCAGGCGATAGTCTGGGACAAGCAGCATCCAGTGCTGACGCGTAAGGACATGATGGGCGCATTCGAGCTGGCATTCTACGGCTGGAAAGAAGGGAAAGCTCACCAGTTCTTCGGTCCCAATAACGCTACCGATCTCTGGGCCATCAAAAAGGTGAATCCGCAGAGTATGGTGCATCTCACTGAGAAGCCAGTGGAACTGGCAGCCCGTGCCATCGAGTACTCCAGCAAACCAGGCGAGCATGTTCTCGATCTCTTTGGTGGCAGCGGTAGCACCTTGATCGCAGCGGAACAAACGGGACGTAAAGCCTACCTGATGGAACTGGACCCACTTTACTGTGATGTCATCGTGCAACGATGGGAGCAGTTCACCGGGAAAAAGGCGCAACGTTCAGCTATTTGA